One genomic segment of Bacteroidales bacterium includes these proteins:
- a CDS encoding MFS transporter produces MNLFKDFPRTFWVANLIELFERWAWYGFFMLFANYLTGSSDAGGLEFSQSQKGILMGVGTGILYFLPVLTGAIADRYGYKRVLFISFVIYVSAFILLPMFSTFTGVFIMYLYLAVGAALFKPVISATIAKTTTEKTSSIGFGIFYMMVNIGAFFGPMVTLLFKDTSHLIFYVSAGILALNFILLFFYREPGEAVDRPSGSLWQIFGQIFRNMGSILKDGKFMVFLLIVAGFWTMYNQLFFTLPVFVSQWVDTSALYNFFHTYIPFISKNYSPAPGVMDAEFITNLDAFYIILFQILVSSIVMKLKPLHSMISGFIVCSIGMALTLVSQNVLFSMLAILIFALGEMAGSPKITEYIGRIAPADKKALYMGYSFIPVFVGNILAGLISGVVYQGMSDKVMIVRKFVSEKGLQIPEGLSTNAYFEEVAGQMNLGVQELTNLLWSTYHPSRLWSVLLAVGLCAAFFLFLYDRMISKKKSD; encoded by the coding sequence ATGAATCTGTTTAAGGACTTTCCCCGTACTTTTTGGGTAGCTAACCTCATAGAATTGTTTGAGCGTTGGGCATGGTACGGTTTCTTTATGTTGTTTGCCAATTATCTCACCGGTTCTTCGGATGCAGGAGGATTGGAGTTTTCCCAAAGCCAGAAAGGTATCCTGATGGGGGTTGGTACGGGTATCCTCTATTTCCTTCCGGTATTGACCGGCGCCATTGCAGACAGGTACGGATATAAGCGAGTGTTGTTTATTTCCTTTGTGATTTATGTATCTGCGTTCATCTTACTGCCCATGTTCTCCACCTTTACCGGGGTTTTTATCATGTATTTATATCTGGCGGTAGGTGCAGCATTATTTAAGCCGGTCATTTCAGCCACCATTGCCAAAACCACTACCGAGAAAACCTCTTCTATCGGATTCGGTATTTTTTATATGATGGTGAATATCGGTGCTTTTTTTGGTCCGATGGTTACTTTATTGTTCAAAGATACTTCTCACCTGATCTTTTATGTATCAGCCGGAATTCTTGCATTGAATTTTATTTTGTTGTTCTTTTACCGGGAGCCCGGGGAGGCAGTTGACCGGCCTTCCGGATCGTTGTGGCAGATCTTCGGACAGATCTTCCGGAATATGGGCAGCATACTGAAAGACGGTAAATTCATGGTATTTTTACTGATCGTGGCGGGATTCTGGACCATGTACAACCAGCTTTTCTTCACACTCCCCGTATTTGTTTCCCAATGGGTGGATACCAGTGCGCTATATAATTTTTTCCATACCTATATTCCTTTTATCAGCAAGAATTATAGTCCTGCACCCGGTGTGATGGATGCCGAGTTCATCACCAACCTGGATGCTTTTTATATCATTCTTTTCCAGATACTGGTTTCCAGTATTGTAATGAAATTAAAACCATTGCATTCCATGATATCCGGATTCATCGTTTGTTCCATTGGTATGGCACTTACACTTGTTTCCCAGAATGTATTGTTTTCCATGCTGGCAATTTTGATTTTTGCTTTGGGAGAAATGGCCGGTTCGCCGAAAATAACGGAGTACATTGGCCGGATCGCACCGGCAGATAAGAAAGCGTTGTATATGGGATATTCTTTTATTCCGGTTTTTGTGGGGAATATCCTGGCAGGTTTGATTTCCGGTGTTGTTTACCAGGGAATGTCGGATAAGGTAATGATCGTACGAAAATTCGTATCGGAAAAAGGATTACAGATACCGGAAGGATTGTCTACCAATGCTTATTTTGAAGAAGTTGCCGGTCAAATGAATTTGGGCGTACAGGAATTGACCAATCTGCTGTGGTCGACCTATCATCCCTCCCGCCTCTGGTCTGTATTACTGGCAGTCGGACTTTGTGCCGCATTCTTTCTTTTCCTTTATGACCGGATGATATCGAAAAAGAAAAGTGATTGA